The sequence ggaaggcGGTGTGCTGCTTGTTTCGTAACACGGAAGAAGGCAGCAGCAATGCAGGCAGGAGGAAGCGGAGGAGCTGAAGTACAGCACGCTGCTCCATTGTCTGGAGTCTAATTGACGCTCCGCAGCACCAGAAAGCCAAACATCGCTGGTTTCACTGACACTAAACACGTGGGAGCGGACGGTAAACCGCCATGTCTCTCACCTTTTGTTCTACTTCAGACGGCGGGTCCCTCCAGGTGCAAAGACTTTGTTTCTCCAGTGGTAATGAGATGCAGGGTTTGTCTGTAGCTCATTCATCAGTTTCTCGTTGAAAGAGTTCCTGTCGGTGTCCGCACGCGCTCTGCACGAAGAAGGCATTACGAAAGTTCCGGAAGTGCACGAGCGTCCAAAGTGAGTGGAGGTGAAGgtgcacaaacaacaacacccaGAAGAAGAGGGGAGCACGGCTGCAGGCTGGCGTTCAATGGACCAGATGGTTGATTACTTACAGTgtggttatatatatatattttttattattgcaagTCATGTTTTCATAATTCTGACGTAGATACGGTTCAATAGGTAACGTTCACGTGGTTCTAATGTCGGCTATCTTCActtttattgataaaaaaaacaaactaaaattaaaaaaaactttatttttaagaaatgaCTTTGGCGTACTAAGTAAATTAAATGCTTATAAAAGAAGTAAGAAATTAAATCATGAACGAATGACGTACAGAGAAATAAATGCGAAGCAAGTTACCAACCCCCATTACGTCACCGTACAGTGACGTAATGATTATTCTGTCAGATCTGTAGCATATTTATCTCAGTCAATCACAGGCATAAATATGAAATTTCACTTGAATATATAATGTGATACATCTTTTTGGGATGTTTCGATAAGCATTATAAGTATTTTCCATGCAATTCAAAATTCTGGATCAAGATGATGAACCTCATCATCATCTATGGCTAATGGATCATTCCTTGGGCCATAGCTCTCCTAAAAGTTATTTAAACTATAAATTTCAGTGGATGGTGCTggtgtctcacagcaagaaggttctgggttcgattcctttctgtatggagtttgtatgttctccctctctctgcatgtgtgaattggtcacaccaaactTTCTGTGAGTGTGGGCGTTCATGTGACCCCAAAAGGAGCTCTCGTCTTGTCAGggatgtaccccacctctcacttGAGGCCAGCTACATGTCTTCAGCATACAGCACAAACCAGTTTTCCCTGACTTCACTAACCTGAATGAGTGAAATGTGGTATGACTGCAGGAAATGGGTTATTTGGGAAAGATTATACAAGAATTAATTATCAGTCACTATTTTTTCCTGGGGGCTGGGGGAAATCATTAGTGATAGGGCACCATGGAAGCGCCGCCCTACTGACCCTGCTGTTGCTCCACAGgaagaaggtccttggttcgaTTCCACCTGGGCcttttctgtgaggagtttgaatgttgtgtttttcagagGTTCACTCCGAGCTTCTACccacaaaaaaaagcagctttgGTGAATTGGTCAGTAGGTATGAGTGTAAAGTGtgagtgggtgtctgtgtgGCCCTGCCATGAAATGGCAATGGGTCCCGGGTGTACCCTacccgtagtcagctgggatagttGGATAACCCGTGACCCGGATTcagataagcggctgaagacaaaatgattacgaacatgaaagaaagaaagtatactttattgattcccagatggggaaattacttttccaCTCAGGTGTAAATTTGTGttagttacagtgtgtgtgtgcaggcctctgaaacacaaccacagcacacaaggggcttgtaagcatgcaattagtacacacaacatcaaacagtacatggggaggcagagtgacgggcagcgacttACTGGGCGTGCCACAATTGAGCACCTTTTGgcgtcagttcacactccgggtggctgggcgggagctGGAATCGATCCGCCGATCTCTAATCCAAGGACGcatgctctactgctgagccactgtaACATATTCAAATCTTCAAGTCTTTGTATGAATTAAGTGGGGATTTTCTACCAATTCCAAAATAATAGAGGAATTGAGAAGTATGacctaaaaaaaacagattttggtTCCTCAGCTAACCTTGGAGCAAACGCATGTAACCACATATAACACCCTTCTGATTTTCCAGCGGTACACTACAGAATAAACCAATGGTTTAGTGGTGTTTGAGACTTTCAGGCTCTTCATCTCTCCCACATTTCATCTTAACTTATTGATTTTAATACTTTCAACAGCTTGGATAAAATGCAAACAATTATATGTGTGCTCCAGTTCTAGGGTACACCATGAAGGAGAGGGATTCTGGTGATGGACTGCAACATGTTTGGAGCCTGAACTTTGCGTAACTTTCTAATTCTCTGTCATACAGTGCCCCCTATTGGTTAACAGTCGACAGTGCCTTGCATAACATTACTTTCCATCATTATGCAACTTCAGCAGTCTGGTGAGGCTGAGGATGATGCAGACACCTGTTTGGGGTTGCAGCTGATATTGTTGATTTCACAAGAGAAGAAGACTTAATGGTCACAGGAGTAAATACTTGCACGCATGTATAAAATTATGGTTACAGTAAAATCATTCCAATGGTAGGTGAACAGTGCACAGAATCTATTTACCCAACTATTCGATATGTGACATGCATGCAGTTGTAGAACACTCTAAACTTGTGCCTGAGAAGTTTTGTGTGTTGCCCACCCAACAGAAGTGAATAGCTGATGCTATCTTATCTATCGATCAATCATCCGTGATGGTGCTTATCCCGGCTGACTTACAGGCTACAGGTGGGGAGACGCTCAGGACACACAACCGGTGCATCGCTCAGCCTATTCATTTAACAAAATTTTAcctgcttttaacagtttactaGTTGTTGGGAATTAAGGTTCTAGCTGGCAGCCACACTGACCACACAGGAAGCAAAGGTTGCATTCAAGTCCTTTAATGTTGACCATTTTGATGAGTGCCAGTGACGTATAGTAATGGTTCAGTGACGCAGGCAAAAAATTACCATACTAAGTCCAATAACAATAGGtccaaacatccatccatccatcttccaccgcttatctgtacgggtcgcgggggcagcagcttcaacaaggagccccaaactttccccagccacatccaccagctctgactgggggatcccaaggcattcccaggccagtgttgagatataatccctccacctggttctgggtctgccccaaggtctcttcccagctggacgtgccagaaacacctccctagggaggcgtcccggaggcatccgcaccagatgcccaaaccacctcaactgactcctttccacgcgaaggagcagcggctctactctgagcccctcgcaaacagcagtgtttctcaccttatctctaagggagactccagctatctgcctgagaaagcccatttcagccgcttgtatccacgaTCTCATGACCCATccctcatgaccataggtgagggtaggaacgaagattgaacagtagatggagagctttgcgtCCATCTACTGGTCCAAACATGAAATtagtaaaatacaaaattaaattactaaCATGAAATAACTTAAATGGTATACAATACAGACAAACTTAACTTACAATGAAATATCAGAAGACACAGCATACATCACCAGCTTCCAGCAGCATGTGTTTGGTGACAAGAGAAGTCCTGCCTATTCTTGCCTGTATGTATAGGGAAGGcaatgacaaacaggaagaactGCCACCACCCTTTGGAGTGGAGGGGGAATGTAGTTCATGGTTTTTAGTAACTTCTAACACTAGTGATAATTACGTTTCCAAGTTTTGTGGTGGACAGATATAAAGttgagtaaaatgatgtaaacttgagATATATTTTTCCGTGTTTTTTTAAACCAGTGTATAAGCGAGAATGACGTAACTTGAAGGGACATAAGCTGAGTCATACCTGTATAACTACTGTATAACTGAGTAACTTGTGTTTATAGCTCGGAGCGACAGCATTGCGACACACTGGTACCTTACTGCTGGACAAACCACAATTCATGTTGGGAATAAATGCAACCTTATCCGTGGAGAGGGAAGTGGGCTCACGTAAACAGGGCTGGGCGATGCAAATCACTCCTGTTGTCACATTACTGAGGCTGATCAGCATGTTTGAGCACTGTTCACCAGTTTGTCTTTACTTTCGATACAGGACCTGATTGTTTTCCAGAgacttgaacattttttttatttatatgatcCCTTTGAAGTATTTCTCATAGACTTGAACTGGGAGATTGGAACTTGGGAGTGCAGGATTCTAGTCCAATAAGAAGAGAGACAGATATGAAGGTGCCTGTAATGAATGATGTCTCTCCTAATCAGACCAGCTCTATCTTAGAAAGTCTACTAATTATCAGCAAAATGTCCACTCTATGGGACTCCACCCTAGCAAGTAATTGAAGACATGTGGCTCAATAAATCATCACAGACCAAGTTGGGATGGGGGCCAGAGGATTACACAAAGATTCAATACTATCTTTGGTGATCTGTGATGTAATCAGGTGTCTTTAATGCTGACATAAATTACAACTTTACCAAATTTACATCTACTCCTTACCAGCAGTTTCAAATCTCATTCTGCATCACCCACAGAGAATGCAATCATTCAGATGGAGCTGATAGAACGTAAATGTACAAGAACGCTCAAAGCAAAGTGTGTGTCACTGTGGGACCCGGATGGTTCCCCAGGATCTTCCCTGAAGCGATGCCCCAGCTTCCCCTAAGGGCTCATAGAACGCTCTGCATGCTCAGACCTGTGTGAGTAGCTTTTCCCAGATGaacaaaaccacacaaagaAGTTGTCTCACTGATGCTCAAGTTGACTCCATTCTGAGTTTCCACAGCTCAGAACCGCAATCAACTGTCAACTTTCAACAAAGAACATGAGGTTCCGACAAAATGGCatcagagagatttttttttaaaaaaaccctcctttcctttgcttttctttctttttttccttatcaccattgttttttgaaatattttgtgattttttttgccaGCCTGCTTACATTTGAAATATTGTCATTATGAATGAtgttattttaatcattattttaggaaacaatcatttatttgatttgcaactttgactttgttttaattaattttgtaatCACAAGTTGTTGCTTGTGGTTTGTGCTTTTGTTGATCTAGCTCCCCATTCCCCCCTTATCCCACCATTTAGCCCCAGTCTTCAGTTATGGTTTGATGCCCCTACTCTGGGACTATGACTCACCTGACCCAGTCACCTGTGTGAAATTACCCAGAAGTCTCAGCTGGTTGAGGCTAAAACCAAGGaccgtgtgttttttttctctgtggaggagtttaagtatcttggggtcttgttcatgagtgagggaaggatggtatatgagattgacagacggaccACAACCtagccccggataagcggttgaagatgaatggatggatgttcaaCAGATAATGATAACAACACCAACAGTGTGACGATGAGACCTTTATTTACTAAGTACTCGTCTCTTACTAATGATGTATTGATATGACATATTGGTTCTCTTTCATACTTCAGGGATCTTTCTTCCTATGATGGTTTGGTGACAGCCAAGTATTACACAGTGTATGACATGTATGACAGGATGACTTCAGTCACATTAAAGCCTCAGAACTTCTAAATGGTGTCAAATAATAACAAAAGCTATGAAAGGCCTTATTGTGCCTTATTGTGAAAGGATGTGTCTGCAGAGAACCTCTGTGACTGTTTGAACAGAGTAGGAGGTGAGAGGACAAACACTGTAGAAGTCTGGAttttacagaaataataaaaacacagtaatcATGGTGAACAGCAATTGTTATTGTGTTATAATGAATTTTAAGAGCAGAGACTCACACATACACTGGGTTGGAAGTGGGATATTTCTTTGCCTGCAGTTCCCCCTAGTGATGTTATAGTTAAAGTGTTTGACATCACAGTTTCTTCAGAACCTGAACTGATTCCACCTCCAGATGTCAGTGTTACACAGTCCTGACACTGTTGTGAACAGTGACATCCAACCACAAGGTTTATCTGTACTGTATTCAGCCTCTGCAGATGGAGTTAGTTGGCCAGGCTACACAGTTGTTGTGTAattgaattcatcatttaatcAGTTCAACAGAAAACTGAAAATTTTGCATCAAAATTTCTCTCAATAAATTGTTATGgtttaaaatgtcttgtttggATCAGAAACCCAAAGATAAATcactttaaaattaattcaaaccTATAACGTGGGAAAATATCAGATTTTGCAgtcaaagtttttaaaatgtactaATTTACACTCTTTTTTGAAAGATTAATAAGTTTTGGCTGCCTAAGAAATCCCGACATGTCCAAGCTGTGTCATGTGATTAATCTGTTGGTTATAATGGATAAAGTTCAGTGTTGTCCAAACCGTATGTCAGAAGGGCCAAATTTGACAAAGTGAAAGTGTTCCAGTCAATTTAAAACAGCACCCAAATGTAAACATTTGGATGAACACATCAGGTCACATAGAATATAACTCTGTGATAACAGATATTTTACTCTGTTAATAGAATAACAGATGACCCACTGCCACTGATAGGAAGAGAGAAACTGAACTCTGTATCTCAGTACGAGTGGCAGGACTGGTTAGAGAGAGCAGTGTTAAAATGTCACTGAGCTGGGAGTCACTTAAATGTGATCTCAAACTGTTcttgttcttttatttgtgtgaatgtttgctcacacaaatacagtatatgccacCAAACGATCTTAACATGTGCTTCACATCTCTGTAAACCTGCCCTTATCTAGCTACCAGTAAAAATACAGGAAAGAGATTGAAGCTTCATCAGCTCCATCTCGTGAGGTGGAGCCTCATCAGGTGAAGGGAGAGGAGCACAGGTAGTTTTTGATGTGTCTTCCATTAAAAAGGACCCGTTAGCGTGTTTTGACTTATAGTATCTCTTCTTGTTATATTTCTTAAACAAGACTCTCATGGCAAATCAGGCAGACACAGTTATTTTGAGTTTTCTtcaaaaaatattgtgaatTACACCTTTCCTGGAAGTGGTGGCTTTCACTATCAGCTTTACTTTTTGTACTTGTTAAAGGGTTAAAgcaaatttcatttaaatgaggTGACCTGAGGAGGTCATTGTGTTAACAACCACTCTTCTTCTTTAAGGTTTATGGCATTTGACAAGACATCTGTTACAGAATGCTGAACTATGAGTTGAGAAAAATAGCTGCATGCTCACTTGGTGGACTGGACTGTCAAATGAACCCATTTTCACCAAACATAATATAAAATCCCACCTCGGGCTTTGAGTGGTATTTACACTCAGGGCCTTTGCTGTGCTACTTTTACTAGGGTAATAGATATAAAACACACTCAtagtattttctttgtttcactTAAACATAATTTCTTGTTCGTGTTTGATGTCACATCTTGAGTTAACAAGGTGCAGATAATGTCATCGTCTTGTGACCAGTCTCGCTGTCCTTTATTGACAGCTTTATTCATTCCATCCTTTGATAAAGAGGATAGATGGGCTGCTGGGACCGTTCAGTGACGTCACTACTATGCGACCCACATACGTCGAGGTGAACGCGCAGGCTGCCATGTTTTCGAGCGAATCTTCCTGATAAGTTAGAGAAGCCAAGACAAAACTGTGAGTGTGACTGGTAGGTTTTAGCAGTGTTTTTCTAACGTGGTAGTTTATCAGCATCATAAAACAAGCGAACAGTGCCAAATAGTTATAGAATTGCATGTTAGTTTTTAAACGCCGGGGCTTTGCGCGACTTCGGTCTGCAGCGGTGTGCAGATGGCTGCTTAGCCCGTCGAGCTAATATTAGCCGCGGCTGTAAACAAACAGGACAGGCGGTGAAGATGAGGGGACTGACACAAGCTCACACCTCCAGGGTTGTCCAGTGGTTTGGCTCAGTTAGATGAACAAAACATCGTTTAAAGCAACATCTGGAGGGATAGATGGACGCAGGTTGATGCTGCATGTTAGTAAGTTAACGGAAAAACTTTTGATTTGATAACAGTGACAGTTTCTCCTAACCAGGTTGGAGCCCGGGCGCTTCAGAGTGGGTCGGGGTCCGTCGGATTTGTAGGGGGAAGCGAACACTTCCACCGTCATGTCGTCCTTCTCTGAGTCGGCCCTGGAGAAGAAGCTGACGGAGCTGAGCAGCTCTCAGCAGAGCGTCCAGACTCTGTCTCTGTGGATCATCCACCATCGCAAACACTCATCCCTCATCGTCAAAGTGTggcacagagagctgaaaaaGGGTAAGAGCTGTCTCTATGTCCTTGTAGTGAAGCTGATTATGTTCAGCTAAAATATTGGAACGTATAACTTCACTGACCACGTTGTCACTACGCCTGAGAGAAGGTGGTGTTATCATTAATCAGGTCGTGGTATTCCTTGAATGCAAAAATAGCATTCAGTTGAGgcattttgcatgtttgtttccccccccccaatttgCAACCTCAtctcacatttttgttttgcaacATTCTGCATATTTGACTTTGTTGACAAAAGTCTGATGTGAGCATGCTTAAATCAACATAACTTCTGACAGTAAACACTTGAGCAGGAATTACACCACTGCCATGTTCaatcaaaattgaaaaaataatgtaaatttgaTTTCTAACGCTGGCCTGAAAAATCCAAGTCACAGGTGAGCAAAAAAAGCCTTATTTGAAAATCCAGAATAATGTAAAGAAGCTTAAAAATTGGTATTTatgtcatcagcaaacaaaAGCCTTTAGTTTCCAAGAATAGAAAAGTGGTGTTGATGTATTTGGCATGTATTGATAAAGTATTTCCATTGTACTAATTGCTTGAAAAAGTCAAACAagtgaatgttttaatgcaaATATAGTAGGAATCAAGGCCATCAAGCCAATATAATTGGTTGtttcaaaagaaaaactttttttaatttgtgaatgTCTTAGAAAATCTTGCTCTGCTATCACTATGTTTACATTGACTAAATAGAATGAGATAAGATGGAAAATAGTGACGGAGTAAGTGTCAAAAAGTAGGATCAGCAATATATTTAAGTGCATTTACCATGAATATTatagtgtaaaataaaagtcttgTTGTCTTTCTGCAGCCAAAAGTAGCCGGAAGCTGACGTTCCTCTATCTGGCCAACGATGTCATTCAGAACAGCAAGAAGAAAGGACCAGAGTTCACTAAAGACTTTGAGTCTGTCCTTGTTGACGCCTGCTCACATGTTGCCAGGTGAGAGTAATGCCACAACTGTGTTCCAGAAGTAATGTCTGTGCAGAAAGTCTATGTGGGTGGACAAATTTACTGCCACATATTGTTTTTGGAgtagcgcagtgggtagcaccatcgcctcacaacacgacgggtccgggttcgagtccagcactgtgcagagtttgcatgctctccccgtgtctgcggcttcggcttcctcccacctccaaaagcatgcatttcaggttgattggccgatcccaaattgcctgtaggagtgagtgtgtgtgtgcatggttgtctgtctttgtgtgtggctctgcggtgcactggcgtcgtgcccggggtgtcccccacctcacgccctattccagctgagataggctccagctccccctgaaccgctacagcggatgaaacggtagaaaatgaatgaatgaaatttttcttggaaatacaatatacatttaGTCCTACAAGGAAAACATAATTCATCCCAAAATTAAAGATTTCTTCTTAGTCTGAAACCTCATCCAAGTCAAAACCTCATCAATGTTTGTTGCTACCATAAACTGCAAACTGCAGTTTATGGTAGTAGCCGCCTCACAATAcagcggacctgggttcgagttcgcatgctctccccgtgtctgcgtgggttctctccgggttctccagcttcctcccacctccaaaagcatgcgcttcaggttgattggccgttcctaATTGCCCGCAGGaatgagtttgtgtgtctttggtgcatggttgtgtgtctttgtgtgtgactccgcggtgcactggcgtcatgcctggagtgtcccccgcctcatgccctatgccgccgagataggctctggctccccgttACCCGCTGTgacggatacagcggtggtaatctggagatgactgatgactgactgactgtatgtatatgtgtatatatatgtatgtatacaatatatatgtatttatatgtgtgtatatacatatatatgtatgtatatgtatatacagtatatacacacacacacactgtatatacagtgtgacctcgttcctcacggtcaatgcgttccaggaaccacacgtgattaatgaattccgtgatagagcgacaaactagttatgttattatttacgttaatttaattttttttaattttttttaaaaaaaaaaaattaaaaaaatttttttttttaaattaatttaaacgtttatgaaccctccccatactgatactaaaccaccttctatctgtattgccttttcccacacttttatcgactgtataaagcacttttgtgtctcacatgagTCCGAGATTCAGGGAACTCGCGCACTTCCAGaagccatcagccaatagaatgcgcgtacagtatcacgtgacaacctaccaaaaatccgcgatgaggtgaagccacgAGCGTTGATGTCCGAATGCCagagttttgctttattttcagtgtaaaaGTCTTTCAAATTAAATCTCCTTTCACTGTGCTATGGTTTTGCGTTGCTTCCTTGCAGTGATGCAGATGAAAATTGTAAAAAGCACATGGAGAGACTGCTGAacatctggaaggaaaggagTCTCTACAGAGGTGACTTCATTCAGCAGCTCAAACTGGCCATAGAAGATACAAACAGCCCCAGACCTGCAGGTCAGAAGTCTGTTCCGTAATCTatacatgaatacacacacacacacacgactgcaATGGATTTTAGTATTGTGAACAATCAGTTTATTCTTTTGTTGTATCCACAGTATAGTTTGTATTATTAATTTCATAATTTAGTGATATctttaatgtgaaattttttATCCCTTTAATTACTCAGAAGAGAAGAAGCCTGTGAAGCGAGCCTATCAGAAGATCCaggaagatgaagacgatgaagaCGATGACTACAGAAGCCACAATTCCCCTCGAAACACAAGCGCCACTGCAGCACAGCTGGTATGACGTCTTGGCAACGTTTCATACATGACGCATAAACACAAAGCAAAATTGTCCCTTACCATTAATATTTCTCCTAGTTTCTTCTACATGATTCCGTCCTGTTCTTGTCTGCCTCGTTCTTCCTGTCCCACCGTTTATCCCATCACATTGTTTTCGCCTTGTTTGATGGCTGTTAACATTCTCATTATGTTCTCTTTAACATAAACTCTGTCACACACCTTCAGACGGAGGAGCTGGTGAAGGCTCTGCAGGACTTGGAGAACGCTGCATCAGGGGATGCGGCGGTTCGTCAAAGGATTGCCTCCTTGCCACAGGAAGTACAGGACGTTTCTCTTCTGGAGAAAATCACAGGTGAGACCTGAAAGCCCAGCATGAGAGAAAACTACTCCTTAAGATTTTTTTAGATAAGAGGATATGCAATGTACTTTCCGTGTCATTGaaccatgtttctgacatttatCATGTTTTAAATGCAGAGAAGAATTGTGATGAGGAATTTTAATTTTcggaatttattttaaaatagtaGATATCCAGAACGGTAATATTATTCACTTATTgagaagaaataaatcaaatccaCAGGCAATAGAAAGTCAAAAAATAGGAGCAGCGAAGATGCAAATTATTTATTACAAGTGTTTTTACtggatttacatttttcatttaagtcAGGTTTTGTCTATTGTTCTGTACTTCTTTCATGGTGTTACATGTGCACTGTATCAAAAGTATTTTAagtattaattttttatttgtatgtaactGTGTCATAAACGTTCCATTTTGATCTGTGTAAGACAAAATTGATAGTGATAAATATGAGCAAGAATAGCAATGTGTTGACAGACTCTAGTAAAATCAAATTAAGTTAATTCATAGACTGTTATTAAAGGGTGGACATAAGAcaaccaaaaacaaactttattacCCGATTTTGTCCCATTCTAGACAAGGATGCTGCAGACAAGTTGTCCAAGACAGTGGACGAAGCGTGTTTGCTGCTGGCGGAGTACAATGGCCGGCTGGCAGCGGAGCTGGAGGACCGGAGGCAGCTGGCCCGTATGCTGACCGAGTACATCAACAGCCAGAGGGAGGCGCtcatggagagagagaagaagctGGAGGCAAGACATCAAATTCACCATATGATTCTGGCTCTGTCTGTGAACTCCACAGCTTGGATGTATTTGCTGTTGTAGTTGGGATGGAAATCCTTGGGACAATTTGTATTTGG is a genomic window of Antennarius striatus isolate MH-2024 chromosome 2, ASM4005453v1, whole genome shotgun sequence containing:
- the rprd1b gene encoding regulation of nuclear pre-mRNA domain-containing protein 1B; this translates as MSSFSESALEKKLTELSSSQQSVQTLSLWIIHHRKHSSLIVKVWHRELKKAKSSRKLTFLYLANDVIQNSKKKGPEFTKDFESVLVDACSHVASDADENCKKHMERLLNIWKERSLYRGDFIQQLKLAIEDTNSPRPAEEKKPVKRAYQKIQEDEDDEDDDYRSHNSPRNTSATAAQLTEELVKALQDLENAASGDAAVRQRIASLPQEVQDVSLLEKITDKDAADKLSKTVDEACLLLAEYNGRLAAELEDRRQLARMLTEYINSQREALMEREKKLEEYKQKLARVTQVRKELKSHIQSLPDLSLLPNVTGGLAPLPSAGDLFSTD